In Streptomyces sp. NBC_00878, a single window of DNA contains:
- a CDS encoding PHB depolymerase family esterase: protein MNRRTFMAASATATAGTLAVLGSVTTGSAAETSGTGAEDDHVRSVTAVTQVFGTGQKLVAVAVEYDSEIDGSTLSKSTFTVADRTVTKVYANRTADLAQRSRDGRYVIVELSPDDTAAALWVTKQGSGTPSDGGSDDGGSADDSGSGDGGGPGAGGPKVGDTTPGGTIVAAKATLTQTGTVTTTRGRRYAADGTARTTDAVVNLIVDDFQQFSFTDPATGQTLRYNLFVPKNYDRRKSYPMVLFMHDASVVNVATEGPLVQGLGAVCWASPADQARHESFVLAPEYGSVVIDDTYEPSTLFEATANLVRSVTRQYSIDPNRLYTTGQSMGAMMSLGLNIRYPDLFAAAFIVAGQWPEAQAAPLAKKKLWILVSADDTKAYPGEQAITEVIQDQGTQVSTALWDGRSTDAEFAAAVRSMKAQRTPVNFAAFETGTVVPSGSTTSAHMATWQVAYTIPGVRDWIMRQSL from the coding sequence ATGAACAGGCGTACCTTCATGGCCGCATCCGCGACTGCGACAGCCGGGACCCTGGCGGTGTTGGGCAGCGTGACCACCGGTTCAGCCGCCGAGACGAGCGGGACGGGCGCGGAGGATGACCACGTACGGAGTGTCACCGCCGTCACGCAGGTCTTCGGCACCGGGCAGAAGCTGGTCGCCGTAGCGGTCGAGTACGACAGCGAGATCGACGGCTCGACGCTGTCGAAGTCGACGTTCACGGTCGCCGATCGCACCGTGACCAAGGTCTACGCGAACCGGACGGCCGACCTCGCGCAGCGGAGCAGGGACGGCCGGTACGTCATCGTCGAGCTGTCACCCGACGACACGGCGGCGGCCCTGTGGGTGACCAAGCAGGGCTCCGGCACCCCTTCCGACGGCGGTTCCGACGACGGCGGGTCGGCCGATGACAGCGGGTCCGGCGATGGCGGCGGGCCCGGGGCGGGGGGCCCGAAGGTCGGCGACACCACGCCGGGCGGAACCATCGTCGCGGCGAAGGCCACGCTGACCCAGACGGGCACCGTCACGACGACCCGTGGCCGCCGCTACGCCGCCGACGGCACGGCGCGGACCACCGACGCCGTGGTGAACCTGATCGTCGACGACTTCCAGCAGTTCTCGTTCACCGACCCCGCGACCGGACAGACCCTGAGGTACAACCTGTTCGTCCCGAAGAACTACGACCGCCGCAAGAGCTACCCGATGGTGCTGTTCATGCACGACGCGAGCGTGGTCAACGTCGCGACGGAAGGCCCCCTGGTCCAGGGCCTCGGCGCCGTCTGCTGGGCGAGCCCGGCGGACCAGGCACGGCACGAGTCCTTCGTCCTGGCCCCCGAGTACGGCTCCGTGGTGATCGACGACACCTACGAGCCGTCGACACTGTTCGAGGCCACCGCCAACCTCGTGCGGTCGGTGACTCGGCAGTACAGCATCGACCCGAACCGGCTCTACACGACCGGGCAGTCGATGGGAGCGATGATGTCGCTGGGCCTGAACATCAGGTACCCCGACCTGTTCGCGGCCGCGTTCATCGTCGCCGGCCAGTGGCCGGAGGCCCAGGCCGCGCCGCTGGCCAAGAAGAAGCTGTGGATCCTCGTCTCCGCGGACGACACCAAGGCGTACCCCGGCGAGCAGGCCATCACCGAGGTCATCCAGGACCAGGGCACGCAGGTCAGCACCGCCCTGTGGGACGGCCGGTCGACGGACGCCGAGTTCGCCGCGGCCGTCCGGAGCATGAAGGCCCAGCGGACCCCGGTGAACTTCGCCGCCTTCGAGACCGGCACCGTCGTGCCGTCCGGCTCCACCACCAGCGCGCACATGGCCACCTGGCAGGTCGCCTACACGATCCCCGGCGTCCGGGACTGGATCATGCGCCAGTCCCTGTAG
- a CDS encoding GMC family oxidoreductase → MEATQKTYDHIVVGAGSAGCVIARRLVDAGRSVLLIEAGGPDDNPAIHDPGRMWELWTSPEDYAYLTEPQQHADGTRVFWPRGKVLGGTSAINAMIYVRGHRSDYDDWVTRHGATGWSYDEVLPYFKRSEDFEDGPSRYHGAGGPMPVTRNHTPNPVSVAFIEACEQYGIPHNDDCNAEEILGVNLLHLNVRDGKRVSAWTAFVQPVLDSPLLTVLTGAPVARILIEGEGDGGREGGRARGVEVIKDGRTASVRCSGDVVLSGGTIGSAQLLLLSGIGPADELRELGIGVVADLPGVGANLHDHALAPVVYSSARPVPPGTSNKIEAQYFAKTDPALAAPDLQPVMSHVPLPVVGQEVPEEGHGYSIAPGTIRTLSRGRLWLHSADPTQAPALDPRYFAEPYDLQAMVTAVKQAREIGDQKALADWRAHEVAPGPGVVTADEIASYVKRNLASYHHQVGTCRMGTGPDAVVDPQLRVHGVPGLRVADASVMPAVPSGNTHAPTVMIGERCADFLLTGTS, encoded by the coding sequence ATGGAAGCCACGCAGAAGACTTACGACCACATCGTGGTGGGCGCCGGGTCCGCCGGCTGCGTCATCGCCCGCCGACTCGTGGACGCCGGCCGCAGCGTCCTGCTGATCGAGGCCGGCGGTCCGGACGACAACCCCGCCATCCACGACCCGGGACGCATGTGGGAGCTGTGGACCTCGCCCGAGGACTACGCCTACCTCACCGAGCCCCAGCAACACGCCGACGGCACCCGGGTGTTCTGGCCGCGGGGCAAGGTGCTCGGCGGGACCAGCGCCATCAACGCCATGATCTACGTACGGGGGCACCGGTCGGACTACGACGACTGGGTCACCCGGCACGGGGCCACCGGCTGGTCCTACGACGAGGTCCTGCCGTACTTCAAGCGTTCCGAGGACTTCGAGGACGGCCCCTCGCGGTACCACGGGGCGGGCGGCCCGATGCCGGTCACCCGTAACCACACGCCCAACCCGGTCTCCGTCGCCTTCATCGAGGCCTGCGAGCAGTACGGGATCCCGCACAACGACGACTGCAACGCCGAGGAGATCCTCGGTGTGAACCTCCTGCACCTCAACGTCCGTGACGGCAAGCGGGTCAGCGCCTGGACCGCCTTCGTACAGCCCGTGCTCGACAGCCCGCTCCTTACGGTGCTGACGGGCGCACCGGTGGCCCGGATCCTCATCGAGGGCGAGGGCGACGGCGGGCGCGAGGGCGGACGTGCCCGCGGAGTCGAGGTGATCAAGGACGGCCGGACCGCCTCCGTACGCTGCTCCGGCGACGTGGTCCTGTCCGGCGGCACCATCGGCTCCGCCCAACTGCTGCTGCTCAGCGGGATCGGCCCGGCCGACGAGCTGCGTGAGCTGGGCATCGGCGTGGTCGCCGACCTGCCGGGGGTCGGTGCCAACCTGCACGATCACGCGCTCGCCCCGGTGGTGTACTCGTCGGCCCGCCCCGTACCGCCGGGCACGTCCAACAAGATCGAGGCCCAGTACTTCGCGAAGACCGACCCCGCGCTGGCCGCCCCCGACCTGCAACCGGTGATGTCCCACGTGCCGCTGCCCGTCGTGGGTCAGGAGGTCCCGGAGGAAGGGCACGGCTACAGCATCGCCCCCGGCACGATCCGCACGCTCAGCCGCGGCCGGTTGTGGCTGCACTCCGCCGACCCCACCCAGGCACCTGCCCTCGACCCCCGGTACTTCGCCGAGCCCTACGACCTCCAGGCGATGGTGACGGCGGTCAAGCAGGCCCGGGAGATCGGTGACCAGAAGGCGCTGGCCGACTGGCGTGCCCACGAGGTCGCGCCGGGCCCGGGGGTCGTCACCGCCGACGAGATCGCCTCGTACGTCAAGCGCAACCTGGCCAGCTACCACCACCAGGTGGGCACCTGCCGCATGGGCACCGGTCCCGACGCGGTCGTGGACCCCCAACTGCGGGTCCACGGCGTGCCGGGCCTGCGCGTCGCGGACGCCTCGGTCATGCCGGCCGTCCCGTCCGGCAACACCCACGCGCCCACCGTCATGATCGGCGAGCGCTGCGCCGACTTCCTCCTGACGGGCACCTCCTGA
- a CDS encoding helix-turn-helix domain-containing protein, with the protein MSSITTPSDENSAARLEFWRDTVSRNFVPLEIVPRQGPYFHAQLRIARVGAVQVSVITTPPHTARTRRRPGSDASDHVKVSLQLTGHCVLTQGDHQAELKPGELAVYDTRHPYTLDTDRPGRSLALMFPRAMLRMPDRDLARVTATSVSCRDGLGTVVRPFLHGLARQVDELESLGTPRLADNVVDLVGTLLAEHTGADRTPRHDDGRQVLTRRILAYMEQRLAEPELGPDQIAAAHHISRRYLYKLLAEHGYTVSGWIREHRLARCRRDLADPTLVQLPVGAIGSRWGFPGPAHFSHAFKTAYGISPSEARPAR; encoded by the coding sequence ATGTCCTCGATCACGACACCGAGTGACGAGAACTCCGCGGCACGGCTGGAGTTCTGGCGTGACACCGTCAGCCGCAACTTCGTGCCCCTGGAGATCGTGCCCCGCCAAGGGCCCTATTTCCACGCACAGTTGCGCATCGCCCGGGTCGGCGCGGTCCAAGTGTCCGTCATCACCACACCGCCGCACACGGCTCGCACCCGGCGGCGGCCCGGTTCGGACGCGTCCGACCACGTCAAGGTCAGTCTGCAGCTGACCGGGCACTGTGTACTCACCCAGGGCGACCACCAAGCCGAGCTGAAACCAGGTGAGTTGGCGGTCTACGACACCCGTCACCCCTACACCCTCGACACCGACCGGCCCGGCCGCAGTCTGGCCCTGATGTTCCCCCGAGCCATGCTGCGGATGCCGGACCGCGACCTGGCGCGCGTGACGGCGACCTCGGTGTCGTGCCGCGACGGGCTGGGCACGGTGGTGCGCCCCTTCCTGCACGGACTCGCCCGCCAGGTCGACGAGTTGGAGTCGCTCGGCACGCCCCGGCTCGCCGACAACGTGGTCGATCTGGTGGGCACCCTCCTCGCGGAACACACGGGTGCCGACCGGACACCGCGGCATGACGACGGGCGGCAGGTGCTCACGCGGCGCATCCTCGCCTACATGGAACAGCGGCTCGCCGAACCGGAGTTGGGACCCGACCAGATCGCGGCCGCCCATCACATCTCCCGCCGCTACCTGTACAAGCTGCTCGCCGAACACGGGTACACCGTCTCGGGCTGGATCCGCGAACACCGTCTCGCCCGCTGCCGACGCGACCTCGCCGACCCGACACTGGTCCAGCTGCCGGTCGGCGCCATCGGCAGCCGCTGGGGCTTTCCCGGCCCGGCCCACTTCAGCCACGCCTTCAAGACGGCGTACGGCATCAGTCCGAGCGAGGCCCGCCCGGCACGATGA